The genomic window cccacccacccatccaaccatccatccatccaaccacccatccatccatccatccatccacccatccatccatccatccatccacccacccacccatccatccatccatccatccacccatccatccatccacccatccatccacccatccatccatccaaccacccatccacccatccacccatccacccatccatccatcatccatccacccatccatccatccatccatccatccaaccacccatccatccatccatccacccacccacccacccatccatccacccatccatccatccacccacccacccacccatccacccatccatccatccacccacccacccatccacccatccatccatccatccacccatccatccacccatccatccatccacccatccatccatccacccatccatccacccatccatccatccacccacccatccatccatccatccacccatccatccatccacccatccatccatccatccatccatccacccacccacccacccatccatccacccacccacccacccacccatccacccatccatccacccacccacccacccatccatccatccacccacccacccacccacccatccatccatccacccacccacccacccacccatccacccatccatccatccacccacccacccatccacccatccatccatccatccatccacccatccatccacccatccatccatccacccatccacccatccatccacccatccatccatccacccatccatccacccatccatccatccatccacccatccatccacccacccatccatccacccacccacccacccatccatccatccacccacccaccccacccacccatccacccatccatccatccacccatccacccatccatccatccatccatccatcatccatccatccacccatccatgcatctacccatccatccatccacatgtCCACCCACCCgtccatccttcctcctctacACTCAATGTGACTGTTCACTCTTACCCCCAACTATAAAGTTCAATCACACCCAACGGTGAGTAACACCCAGGAGCCTGGTCCACGGGTTTCCAGTCAGGAGAATCGCAGCCTGGAGGTGGGGAAGGCCTCCTGGAAGAGGTGACTGCAGCAGCACAGGTCCAGTGACCTGTGGGTCCCCACAAAGGTTCAGGGAGGAGGGTGCACACTGAGCCAGGGCCGTGGCTGTCTGGTGGGACGCATGCGCCTGTCAtgagtgtgtgggtgcatgtgttcGGGGTGTCGCAGGCAGCCGGCTGTGGCGCAGCACCGGTTCCCAGGCCTCCCTTTCCTTGGGACCCAGGGCCGTGTCCACCCGGGCCTCCCCAGCCTATCTCCCTACCTCAGGCGACTGCAGACCAGAGCCCTGCGTCCGTCCACCACAGCCTCTCTGGTTACTCGCTCCAGGTGCGAGCTGCCAGCAGCAGAGTCGGGGTGACACCCGATCAGGTTTGGGGGGGCACCCGCCCAGGGGGATGGggtgagcagagggaggagacaaGCTGCGCTGGCCAGCGTGCTCAGCTGGGCAGCCCCAGGACGGCCTCTCCCTCCCGCCTGTGCGCTCCCTCCTCCGGGAAGCCTTCCTGGGGGTCCCCGCCGGGATCACGAGGTTCCCGTAGTCACATGCTGCCCTCACCCGGGTTCCCAGGCACCATCACTATGACCTGGTCCTGCCTATGACCACCACCAGCAGGCACAAGGGTCGGGTTGTGATCGTGACCCCAGTATCTCCTTCTCCATCTATCTCTCTGGGCACCTCTGTGTAACATATGGGACTCGCTCCGTTCGGGGGACCTGATGCTCTGTGCTATCCCTGGAGACGCACCCCAGAAACAAAGCCGAGGAATTATTGGCAGGGAGTCCGGGGGTCTTTGCTCTGCCCCCGAACCCCACGTtcccattcattctctctctcctgtggcCCAGAGAGCGGCAGAGACGGTCTGAGAATCACACAGCGGAGGGTCTCAcgcagcccagactggctttgaactcccacaGGGGCTGCATGCACGCAGGGCGgggctctgcccactgagccaaaGCCCCAGAGGGGTTTATTTTTAATGGGTTTTGTTGGTGAGTTTGTCCCTGTTATGAAACAGGGTCTCGCTGCCCAGCCGGGCTGGCCTGGGACTCGCAAGCCTCCTGCCTCGGCTCCAGTGAGCGGCCACAACATCAACTTTCCGGTCCGGGACAGCCCGCAGCCTAGGTCTGGGGAACGCACACGAGTCAGCTGCCAGCACTACTGATGGCGCGCGTGGCGTCAGCGCGGCGTCAGCGCGGCGCATGCACTCTGGAAAGGACGCCTcttccgccgccgccgccatcacccacaccccacacaccctcacccacaccccacacacacaccccacacacacacaccccccacacaccctcacccacaccccacacaccctcacccacacccccccacacccacaccccacacacccccacaccccacacacaccgcacacacacacccgtggCTCTAGGGAAGGCGGGTCCTCTTCCCCGGCTGACTCCTCCCCACTTCCGGCGGAAGCGGTCTCAACAAGGGAAACTTTATTGTTCCGTGCGGCAGCGCCGGCGACGATGTCGGTGAATTATGCGGCCGGGCTGTCACCGTACGCGGACAAGGGCAAGTGTGGACTGCCCGAGGTGAGGGCCGCGGTGTCGGGGTCCCCGGATGACCCCAGACGGGCCGGGGCCGGGGGCCGGGGGAGCGGGGGCCGGGGGACCGGGGGCCGGGGGACCGGGGGAGcgggggccggggccggggccggggccggggccggagGAGCGGGGGCCGGAGGAGCGGGGGCCGGAGGAGCGGGGGCCGGAGGAGCGGGGGCCGGGGCCGGAGGAGCGGGGGCCGGAGGAGCGGGGGCCGGGGGCCGGGGGAGCGGGGGAGCGGGGCCGGGGACCGGGGACCGGGGGCCGGGGGCCGGGGCATCTGGACAATGGGAAGGACTTCCCGGAGGGCGGGCGGCACGCCCCTGAGCGTCCGGGCTGACTCGGGTCCGGCCGGGGAAGGGTGCGCGGTTACTGACCCCGCTCTGTGTACCCCAGGCCGGCCTGACCCCGCTCTGTGAACCCCAGGCCGGCCTGACCCCGCTCTGAACCCCAGGCCGGCCTGACCCCGctctgtgtaccccaggctggcctgacccCGCTCTGAACCCCAGGCCGGCCTGACCCCGctctgtgtaccccaggctggcctgacccCGCTCTGAACCCCAGGCCGGCCTGACCCcgctctgtaccccaggctggcctgacccCGCTCTGTACCCCAGGGCCGGCCTGACCCCGCTCTGTACCCCAGGCCGGCCTGACCCCGCTCTGTACCCCAGGCCGGCCTGACCCCGCTCTGTACCCCAGGCCGGCCTGACCCCGctctgtgtaccccaggctggcctgaccccgctctgtgtaccccaggctggcctgaccccgctctgtaccccaggctggcctgaccccgctctgtaccccaggctggcctgaccccgctctgtgtaccccaggctggcctgacccCGCTCTGTACCCCAGGCCGGCCTGACCCcgctctgtaccccaggctggcctgacccCGCTCTGTGTACCCCAGGCCGGCCTGACCCcgctctgtaccccaggctggcctaggcAAACCCGCATCTTGATTTAGGAGACACTGGGGTTATCCAAAGTCAGGCCGGAAGTGAGGTCACTGGGTGTCACGGGCGCCTGCTGAACTAGCCCACTGGGGGGAGGGTGAGAGGGAGTCACGTGCTGACCCCTTatgccctctgacccccacagaTCTTCGACCCCCCGGAGGAGCTGGAGCACAAGGTGTGGGAGCTGGCACGGCTGATGTGGCAGTCCTCCAGAGTGGTCTTCCACACGGGCGCCGGCATCAGCACCGCCTCTGGCATCCCCGACTTCAGGTCCGTGCCacggaggggaaactgaggcagggctCTTGCTGATACCTCCAGGGACTGGGGTGACGCGGGAGAGCAACCTTTCCGTGTCCCCGTGTCCAGCAGACACTTCACATGTTCGCATGCCCACTAGCAAGAACATACCCGAATGATAGCGTAGCTGCAAGGGATGCGGGCAAGTGCAGCCTTTGGAATTTGCAGGCTCACGGGGACGGCTGCAAAGCACTCTGGGAAGGCGGGCCCAGACCCAGTGAGCTCCCATGCCTTCTTACCCCCAGGCCCTAAGCCTCTTAGTGAAGCCGCCCGCTCTCTCCATAGAGCCCTTGCCTACGTGGCTGCCTGCCAGCGTCCCCAACAGGGTCCGGCATGGACCGACTCCGGTGTTAGCAGGGGCCGCGGGCTGGGAAGTGAGTTTCTGGCCGGTTTCTCTTCCTTGCTCTGCTCGTTGCCCCCAGAGGCCCCCACGGCGTGTGGACCATGGAGGAGCGTGGCCTGGCCCCCAAGTTCGACACCACCTTTGAGAGCGCCAGGCCCTCCAAGACGCACATGGCCCTGGTGCAGCTGGAGCGCGTGggcttcctcagcttcctggtcAGCCAGAATGTGGACGGGCTGCACGTGCGCTCCGGCTTCCCCAGGTCAGGTGGGAGGGGGCCAAGGGGCGTGGGGGCACCCCTTCCCCTCACGGCATTTATCGGAGATGGAAAGAGGGCGGAGCTTGGAGCCCAAAGCAGGCCAGCGCTTGGTCAATAGGGATTCTAAGCAGGGGCACTCtgcctgaccacgcccccagccctcactggggattctgggcaggCTTTCTTAAgccaacagatttttttttttttagtggcttATTTTGAACCAGTTTCTCAATGtaaccctggatgtcctgaatctcgctctgtatcccaggctggacttgaactcccagagatccatctgcctctgtctcctgggattaagggcgtgcgccaccactgtccatctGGACAGCAGTTGTTTGTAGTGGGGAGCAGGTAGTTGTGTGTTTGCAAAAATAAGGTCGGCTCTTTCCGTAACAATTCCTCAGACCGGGACAGGCTTGATGTGAGGATCAGGAAAGAGAAGTCCGTGGGCCTTGTGGATGAGCAGCCCGGGAAGGCTttctggaggaggaggcaggctgaGCAACTGGCCCAAGCCTCGGGCTTTGGGAAAGGTCCTGACTCACATCCTCTTCCACAGGGACAAGCTGGCAGAGCTCCACGGAAACATGTTTGTAGAGGAATGTCCCAAGTGTAAGACGTGAGTGTGAAGGCCAGGAGGGCGGGCTTAGCCAGGCTCTCCCGGGGTGGGCCTAGGGGAGCCTGGGAGGCGGCCCTGTCTCCAGGGACAGTCAGATAAACAGACTGGAAATAGGCAGAGCCTTCCTTTGCAATCCCCCAAGCAAGGAGCTACAAAATGGGGTGTCACAAGCCACGCCCTTGGAAATGAGGggttctccctgccccctcccccaacccacaccCCTGGGCTGGAGGGTAGCAAGGCTTTACACCAGAGCCGCGGGGTGCTAGGCAAGAGCTGTGCTTCTGGGTCTCTCTGGTGGTTCTTTTTCAGAAAGAACCTCATTAAATTGCCTGGGTTAGCCTGGAatctgccatcctcctgcctcagcttcctgggtgctgagatcacaggtgctGAGATCATCATGTTGGGCTTAGCTGCCTCTGTCCCCCGCCCCCCACTTGTGGGCGCCTTAACTCAGTCCCTGTCAGAACTGTGGCTGGCTGGTTTAGCCAAGTAGGCAGTGAGCTCGCGGGGTCCCCGTCTCAGCTTATGCTCCACCGTGCCCTCTTCATACTTCGGTTCTGGTGACTCAGACTTAGGGCCTTATGTTTGCATGGCGAGCACTTTGCAGACCGAGCCGTCTGCCTATCTGTCCCTTGGCTGTGTGTCTTGCTGTGTGGCCCAGGGGTTGAGCCTGTGCCCCAGTACACTGGTTCTGCCACCTGCAGATCCTTGAACGAACACTAGAGAAAGCACGTCCCCCGCTTCCTCCCTGTGCAGGCAGTACGTGAGAGACGCAGTCGTGGGGACCATGGGCCTCAAGGCCACGGGCCGGCTCTGCACGGTAGCCAAGGCGAGGGGACTCCGGGCCTGTAGGTGAGTGACTTGCCTCACACCTGCACCCGTCAGGAGGTGAGGGCCCTGACTCCCTTCCCTGACCTGCCAGAGGGGAGCTGAGGGACACCATTCTGGACTGGGAAGACGCCCTGCCTGACCGGGACCTGATGCTCGCTGATGAGGCCAGCAGGTATGACCCTGCGCTCCCTGGGTGGGAGCATGGGATAGACTTCCACAGAAGGTCAGGACGCAGGAGTGGGACAGCAGAGGGGTCCCCTGCATCACCCACACCTTGGGCAGGATAGAGGCAAAGGAGAACACAGGATGACTGGAAGGTTTGTTTAGTTTCTTGTTTTCAGGGTTTCTGTGGTACTGGGGAGAATACTGAGCCTTGTGTGTAGTAATAAATCCTGTGCACAGAGCCAGCGCCTCACTAgagattctgggcggggctccagcCTGGCCACGCCCTCAGCCCCCTCACTGCTTCCTGCTCTCAGAACCGCAGACCTGTCAGTCACCCTGGGCACTTCGCTGCAGATCCGTCCCAGTGGGAACCTGCCCCTTGCCACTAAGCGCCGGGGAGGTCGTCTGGTCATTGTCAACCTACAGCCCACAAAACACGTATGTGCCAGTGCCCTGCCCTGTGGCCCACAAAGCCCTGTCTCCCCTGCCATGTCCTCTGCTCCGACCTGACCATCCCTTATTCGGGCAGGACCGCCAGGCTGACCTGTGCATCCACGGCTATGTGGACGAGGTGATGAGCAGGCTCATGAagcatctggggctggagatcCCCACCTGGGAAGGACCCCGTGTGCTGGACAAGGCCCTGCCACCCCTGCCGCGCCCAGCTGCACCCAAGGCTGAGCCTCCTGCACATTTCAATGGCTCAGTGCACACTCCGTGTAAGCCAGAGCCCGACAGCTCTGTACCCcacaggccccccaaaagagtgaaGACCGAGGCTGTACCCAGCTGACCCAAGTGTGTGGGGCAGGAGGGGTACTTGTAGGAACCACAcatgttggggttttttgttttgttttttatgtgctggggactgagcccagACTTGCACATGCCATGCCCTGCCgttttcagatttttctttgagaCCTGGGCTCCCTAagtcactcaggctggccttgaacttactgctgtagcccaggctggcctggagctagcGCCCTgcccaccctcagcctccacaGTAGCAGGGATGGCATTCGgatgccaccaggcccagcacaGCTCCTTCCGAGTCTCACTGTGTCCCCTTGTCTGGGTCCCTCCGTGGAATCTCAGGACACAGGCAGTCCCACACGAGCGGAAGAGGCTgtatcccagggctggggattaGTGTGCCTCTCCACCCACCACACCTCGCTTGTGACTCAGGATGTGCCCGAGGGGCAGCCACACACTCCACCCCACACCCCTTGACCCAGAGCCACTGGGACCCATCTATGCATAGGAGGGACAAGGGACCCATCTGCAATAAACACGGAATTCCTTTTGTTTggtttaaattttattacatttacttattccctttatgtgtgtacgtgtgtctaCACacgtgtgggggggtgggggggggttaaTGTGAGGCCGTCAGggaacaacttgaaggagtcgGGTCTCCCTCCCACCAGGTGGCTCCTAGGAACGGAACTCAGGCCCCGTCAGACTTGGCTGCCTTTCccagctgagccttctcaccagcccaGCCTGCTTTATTTGCCTGAATGTGTTAGGGTCCCCAGCCCGCCTGGCCCAaaaagttaagatttttttttacagtcaCTGCACCGCAGGATGGCCAAGTCTGTGGATCAGACCGCTCCTGTGACACCTTTCCTCCGCAGCTGTCCTCTCTGGGGACGGGTCTCCCAGGAGCCTCTTATGCCTACACACCACCCACacatggtttttgagacaggtttcactgAGCCTAGAGTGCACCCTTTAGCTAGGCTGGCCCTCAAGCCCCAGACATTCCGGTTACCAGGACATGCCTGTTTTTTTGATTTGGTGTGTgggttttgcccacatgtatgtctgatCCTACACAGCTGCCTGGTGACTGCAGAGGCCGtcggatccccaggaactggagtcacagatggttgtgagtcaccatgtctgtgTGCTGGGACTAGAACTCGGGTCCTCTACGAGAGCAGCCGATGCTCTGGCCACTGGGTCATGTCTCCAGGCCCCTGCCTCTCCTGcacattcttcttttgagacagtctctatgcatccctggctggcctcgggTCACAGAGATCGTAGGCATAGCCCACATTGCCCTGGCAAGACCTGCCTTTTTTATGTGAGTCCTGGgtatttgaactcgggtcctcatgcttacactgagccatgtcccagcAGCTCTTAGGCATCTGGTTGGTCAACCCAGCTGCTATGCCCAGCTTGGCACTGTTTTGAGGTCAGAGAAGTGAGGACACTCAGGGAATTATTGCTCTCCCACTGTCTCCCTTGGGTCTGTTTCTGTATGTCTTGTCTGTCCGTGTGTCCGTCACTATAGTCAACTAAAACTTACCATCCAACCAGAGCAACCACAGCAACTAACTTACCATCCCGACCAGAGCAAACCAACAGGTCAACTAACTTACCACCGACCAGAGCAaccacagtcaactaacttaccatccaacCAGAGGCAACCACAGTCAACTAACTACCATCCCGACCAGAGcaaacacagtcaactaacttaccatccaacCAGAGCAaccacagtcaactaacttaccatccaacCAGAGCAACcacacacagtcaactaacttaccatccaaaCAGAGCAACcaaacacagtcaactaacttaccatccaaaCAGAGcaaacacagtcaactaacttaccatccaacCAGAGCAACcaaacacagtcaactaacttaccatccaacCAGAGCAACcacacacagtcaactaacttaccatccaaaCAGAGCAACCAaccacagtcaactaacttaccatccgaACAGAGCAACcaaacacagtcaactaactttACCATCCAAACAGAGcaaacacagtcaactaacttaccatccaacCAGAGCAACcacacacagtcaactaacttaccatccaaaCCAGAGCAaccacagtcaactaacttaccatccgaCCAGAGCAACcaaacacagtcaactaacttaccatccgaCCAGAGCAaccacagtcaactaacttaccatccgaCCAGAGCAACcaaacacagtcaactaacttaccatccgaCCAGAGCAACcacacacagtcaactaacttaccatccaaaCAGAGCAaccacagtcaactaacttaccatccaacCAGAGCAACCAaccacagtcaactaacttaccatccaacAGAGCAACcaaacacagtcaactaacttaccatccaacCAGAGCAACcaaacacagtcaactaacttaccatccaacCAGAGCAACcacacacagtcaactaacttaccatccaaaACGAGCAACCAACAGTCAaactaacttaccatccaacCAGAGCAACCACACaacagtcaactaacttaccatccgaCCAGAAGAaccacagtcaactaacttaccataCCGACCAGAGCAACcacacacagtcaactaacttaccatccgaCCAGAGCAACCACACACAGTCAACTAATACTTACCATCCAAACAGAGcaaacacagtcaactaacttaccatccaaaCAGAGCAACCAAaccacagtcaactaacttaccatccaaaCAGAGCAACcaaacacagtcaactaacttaccatccaacCAGAGCAACCAaccacagtcaactaacttaccatccgaCCAGAGCAACcacacacagtcaactaacttaccatccaaaCAGAGcaaacacagtcaactaacttaccatccaacCAGAGCAACcacacacagtcaactaacttaccatccgaCCACAGCAaccacagtcaactaacttaccatccaaaCAGAGCAACcaaacacagtcaactaacttaccatccaacCAGAGCAACcacacacagtcaactaacttaccatccaaaCAGAGCAACcaaacacagtcaactaacttaccatccgaCCAGAGCAACcaaacacagtcaactaacttaccatccaaaCAGAGCAACcaaacacagtcaactaacttaccatccgaCCAGAGCAACcacacacagtcaactaacttaccatccgaCCAGAGCAACCAcccacagtcaactaacttaccatccgaCCAGAGCAACcaaacacagtcaactaacttaccatccaaaCAGAGCAaccacagtcaactaacttaccatccaaaCAGAGCAACcacacacagtcaactaacttaccatccaacCAGAGCAaccacagtcaactaacttaccatccgaCCAGAGCAaccacagtcaactaacttaccatccgaCCAGAGCAaccacagtcaactaacttaccatccaacCAGAGCAaccacagtcaactaacttaccatccaacCAGAGCAACCAacacacagtcaactaacttaccatccaaaCAGAGcaaacacagtcaactaacttaccatccaaaCAGAGCAACcacacacagtcaactaacttaccatccgaCCAGAGCAACcacacacagtcaactaacttaccatccaaaCAGAGCAaccacagtcaactaacttaccatccgaACAGAGCAACcacacacagtcaactaacttaccatccaacTAGAGCAACcacacacagtcaactaacttaccatccaaaCAGAGcaaacacagtcaactaacttaccatccgaCCAGAGCAACCAaacagtcaactaacttaccatccaaaCAGAGCAACcacacacagtcaactaacttaccatccaaaCAGAGCAACcaaacacagtcaactaacttaccatccaaaCAGAGCAACcaaacacagtcaactaacttaccatccgaCCAGAGCAaccacagtcaactaacttaccatccgaCCAGAGCAaccacagtcaactaacttaccatccgaCCAGAGcaaacacagtcaactaacttaccatccaacCAGAGCAaccacagtcaactaacttaccatccaacCAGAGCAACcacacacagtcaactaacttaccatccaaaCAGAGCAACCACACACAGTCAAACTAACTTACCATCCCAACAGAGCAACcaaacacagtcaactaacttaccatccaaaCAGAGCAACcaaacacagtcaactaacttaccatccaacCAGAGCAACcacacacagtcaactaacttaccatccaaaCAGAGCAACCAaccacagtcaactaacttaccatccgaACAGAGCAACcaaacacagtcaactaacttaccatccaaaCAGAGcaaacacagtcaactaacttaccatccaacCAGAGCAACcacacacagtcaactaacttaccatccaacCAGAGCAaccacagtcaactaacttaccatccaacCAGAGCAACcacacacagtcaactaacttaccatccgaCCAGAGCAaccacagtcaactaacttaccatccgaCCAGAGCAACcacacacagtcaactaacttaccatccaaaCAGAGcaaacacagtcaactaacttaccatccaaaCAGAGCAACCAaccacagtcaactaacttaccatccaaaCAGAGcaaacacagtcaactaacttaccatccaacCAGAGCAACcacacacagtcaactaacttaccatccaaaCAGAGCAaccacagtcaactaacttaccatccaacCAGAGCAACcacacacagtcaactaacttaccatccgaCCAGAGCAaccacagtcaactaacttaccatccgaCCAGAGCAACcacacacagtcaactaacttaccatccgaCCAGAGCAACcaaacacagtcaactaacttaccatccaaaCAGAGcaaacacagtcaactaacttaccatccaacCAGAGCAACcaaacacagtcaactaacttaccatccaaaCAGAGCAACcaaacacagtcaactaacttaccatccaacCAGAGCAACcaaacacagtcaactaacttaccatccgaCCAGAGCAACcacacacagtcaactaacttaccatccaacCAGAGCAaccacagtcaactaacttaccatccgaCCAGAGCAaccacagtcaactaacttaccatccaacCAGAGCAACcaaacacagtcaactaacttaccatccgaCCAGAGCAACcacacacagtcaactaacttaccatccaaaCAGAGCAACcaaacacagtcaactaacttaccatccaacCAGAGCAACcaaacacagtcaactaacttaccatccgaCCAGAGCAACcacacacagtcaactaacttaccatccaacCAGAGCAACcaaacacagtcaactaacttaccatccaacTAAAAAATTAATAGATAAGAGGGCGATTCATggggtaggggatttagctcagtggtagagtgcttgcctagcaagtgcaaggccctgggttcgatcatcagctctgatatgaattcacaacatgcccccacagttgggcatgcccagaggacctagacacttctgcctagctatttccagttcaaaataaccatttccaggtcaaaatgtcTCACGTGACCAGGACCACATGGCTTGGCATGGTTGCGTAAACGTAACCATGTGATCTACTCGCATGCACCATGTGATCTACTCGCatgcgtggaatagccacatgagcctgtgtacACAGGcacggcccagcctttataagccggtaCCATGttccctggcttctctctctcttgatcACGTGTGTTTCCCgaaggcctgttcacgtctgtctctctcttttctaggNNNNNNNNNNNNNNNNNNNNNNNNNctctttctctgtgtctctctgttgtaggatatttgtccactgtgtgaagatatattgctgtgattggtttaataaagagctgaacggccaatagctagccAGGAGGGATAggctgggctggggggggggggagcaggagatgaatttAGGTGTGTGTCAGATGCCGAGACATGGAGGGAATTAGACATaccaaatggaaaataaaaaggtaaaaagccatgaggtgaaacatagattaatataaatgggttaatgctgtaagagctagtgggacaagcctaagctaaggctgagatttcataattagtaagtctcggttgttatttgtgagctggcagccaaCAACAGGGCTTGCTACATCTCTCTATGTCTGTCCCATCTCTtgctgtctctgtatctctgtctcctCAATGCCTGGTCAGGGCTCCATCCCACTACAGAGGAAGGTTCCCCACCCACCCACGTTCTAGACAAGCTGGTCGCTCAGTCTTTAGTGGCTGAGCCTGGAGGACTGATCGTATGTGTTTGAGGCGGGAGCCCCTGGTCACTATGTCCAGTGACACCTAGTAAATCAGAGGA from Onychomys torridus unplaced genomic scaffold, mOncTor1.1, whole genome shotgun sequence includes these protein-coding regions:
- the Sirt6 gene encoding NAD-dependent protein deacetylase sirtuin-6; this encodes MSVNYAAGLSPYADKGKCGLPEIFDPPEELEHKVWELARLMWQSSRVVFHTGAGISTASGIPDFRGPHGVWTMEERGLAPKFDTTFESARPSKTHMALVQLERVGFLSFLVSQNVDGLHVRSGFPRDKLAELHGNMFVEECPKCKTQYVRDAVVGTMGLKATGRLCTVAKARGLRACRGELRDTILDWEDALPDRDLMLADEASRTADLSVTLGTSLQIRPSGNLPLATKRRGGRLVIVNLQPTKHDRQADLCIHGYVDEVMSRLMKHLGLEIPTWEGPRVLDKALPPLPRPAAPKAEPPAHFNGSVHTPCKPEPDSSVPHRPPKRVKTEAVPS